A region of the Limibacillus halophilus genome:
CATTAGTAAGGCTTTAACGCTTATTATTAATGTAATAAATTAAGAGTGCTCCTGACGTCATTTTTGCCTTAACCGTTAATTTTCCCCGCTATCCATCTGACTTTATTAAATAATTGACCAATCTTACGAGATTGGTATAGCATTCGCTCAAAAGCTTTTAGGGCAGGGGGAATAAATGGCAGAACAAACCGTTACTAGAGCGCAGCTGGGTGAGGCTGTTTATCACGAGGTCGGGCTCTCTCGGAACGAGTCCGCCGATCTGGTGGAAAGCGTGCTGGAAGAAATCTCCGATGCTTTGATTCGTGGGGAGACGGTCAAGATCTCCTCCTTTGGCAGTTTCTCG
Encoded here:
- a CDS encoding integration host factor subunit alpha, with product MAEQTVTRAQLGEAVYHEVGLSRNESADLVESVLEEISDALIRGETVKISSFGSFSVRSKGERIGRNPKTGEEVPILPRRVLVFRPSHVLKERINDGS